The following proteins come from a genomic window of Bactrocera tryoni isolate S06 chromosome 1, CSIRO_BtryS06_freeze2, whole genome shotgun sequence:
- the LOC120778279 gene encoding sphingomyelin phosphodiesterase 4 has protein sequence MAFYNENLGNRIMELMSYPIPDRCVELTQLFERCSLRELQDVFPTIVQSVFGIGSGGLGWGLRATTKENSPMCFDILHEFFSPMGPMLRLCYRLLNEAIKFEFNLDLLPHKVSEMIQSGQYSLFYADLVNIDPFRRQVTSLLLNAFDYYMLHYVIHATFPLHKLYPAALQVHNERMKTVYFFLTAEYLCTLLPGNPDAIVFPTNICTSVKAPQPLQPVQPLQPQRSPKYLKIPSNTSLFQADSPSTSAAAAAAVQAARNCESPRTHCWRTESVLHFFIDTWLRYDIDEARDLPSSEFIRVVRILVKQVHTFANSTHLDHTPMMMLRKLANPMMKTRIYPFLKSIIGRWPLDSSLSVVLELWLSYIQPWRYLFDAPNAGYYGGSGVNAGNSVASGPSANEVAVSQRFSTFIAENLVIYTQIFVYILPRFERLDFTTFRNVIMLHRLVKVFSQPNLPAMLCQAEQAYICQLGTDSPRKHSVYARQGKNEWDGIFHEESYTPLFGPAVKCEIEQVIKTVCISRLYVLQEIDSIRRDIVEQRKAHSFLRKMFASIFADVSPAELKLQEIAKIPDVLDLAVRSLSNMFDVRLPEITLEQIHDRSSPQLNISAYDSSDYLDISKISPIQMQNNLANLSATIDPATVPIKDYEVKFLVRFLHKISCRLNETFGNEIQALWCRSDIVGKIARQLLYPPMTQQWFDKSRGVSELCEERLPARICLRPLASYQVLGLITFAMLIGYSLWRAPIFGLFIFILLFSIYITILALFV, from the exons ATGGCCTTTTATAACGAGAATCTTGGT AATCGGATAATGGAGCTGATGAGCTATCCCATACCGGACCGTTGTGTAGAATTAACTCAGCTGTTTGAGCGTTGCAGTCTACGTGAACTACAGGATGTTTTCCCGACAATAGTGCAATCTGTTTTTGGTATAGGTAGTGGGGGTCTTGGTTGGGGCTTACGTGCGACCACCAAGGAAAATTCGCCTATGTGCTTCGATATACTGCATGAGTTCTTCTCGCCCATGGGTCCAATGTTGCGGCTGTGCTATCGCCTTCTAAATGAAGCTATCAAATTTGAATTCAATTTGGATTTGCTGCCG CACAAAGTAAGCGAGATGATACAATCTGGCCAATATTCACTTTTCTATGCCGACTTAGTAAACATTGATCCATTCCGTCGACAAGTCACATCACTTCTACTGAACGCATTCGATTATTATATGCTTCACTATGTTATACACGCTACATTTCCACTGCATAAATTGTATCCAGCTGCATTACAAGTGCATAATGAGCGCATGAAAACGGTATACTTCTTCTTAACAGCGGAATATCTATGCACCCTTTTGCCGGGCAATCCAGATGCGATCGTTTTTCCGACAAATATTTGTACGTCGGTTAAGGCGCCACAACCACTGCAGCCGGTGCAACCGCTGCAGCCGCAACGCTcgccaaaatatttgaaaataccaTCAAACACCAGTTTGTTTCAGGCAGACAGTCCGTCTACATCAGCGGCAGCTGCAGCGGCTGTGCAGGCCGCACGAAATTGTGAGTCACCGCGTACACATTGCTGGCGCACTGAATCCGTACTGCATTTCTTCATAGATACATGGCTGCGCTATGACATCGATGAGGCGCGC GACTTACCGAGCAGTGAATTTATACGTGTTGTGCGTATATTGGTTAAGCAAGTGCATACATTTGCGAATTCGACGCACTTGGATCACACACCAATGATGATGTTACGTAAACTTGCCAATCCAATGATGAAAACGCGCATTTACCCATTTCTTAAAAGCATTATAGGACGCTGGCCACTGGATAGTTCATTATCAGTGGTATTGGAGTTATGGCTCAGCTACATACAACCTTGGCGTTATCTGTTTGATGCCCCAAATGCAGGGTACTA CGGTGGTAGCGGCGTTAATGCTGGCAACAGTGTGGCGTCGGGGCCTAGTGCCAATGAAGTAGCAGTAAGTCAGCGCTTCAGCACGTTCATAGCGGAGAATTTGGTGATATATAcgcaaatttttgtttacatattgcCACGTTTCGAACGCCTGGATTTCACAACATTTAGAAATGTTATTATGCTGCATCGTTTGGTTAAG GTTTTCAGTCAGCCTAACCTGCCGGCAATGCTTTGCCAAGCAGAGCAAGCATATATATGTCAACTCGGCACGGATTCACCAAGAAAGCATTCAGTTTACGCCAG ACAAGGCAAAAACGAATGGGATGGCATTTTCCACGAGGAAAGCTACACACCACTCTTTGGTCCAGCAGTTAAATGCGAGATTGAGCAAGTTATCAAAACTGTATGCATTTCACGTTTATATGTGCTCCAAGAAATCGACAGTATACGACGCGATATTGTGGAGCAACGCAAAGCGCATAGTTTTTTGCGTAAAATGTTTGCCAGCATATTTGCTGATGTCTCACCGGCAGAGTTGAAATTACAAGAAATTGCCAAAATACCTGATGTACTCGATTTAGCTGTGCGCTCATTGTCCAATATGTTCGAT GTACGATTGCCGGAAATTACATTGGAACAAATACACGACCGCAGCAGTCCGCAATTAAACATTTCTGCATACGATAGTAGTGATTATTTggatatatcaaaaatttcacCAATACAG aTGCAAAACAATTTAGCGAATTTATCAGCGACAATCGATCCCGCCACAGTGCCTATAAAGGATTATGAGGTTAAATTCCTGGTGCGCTTTCTGCACAAAATTTCCTGTCGCCTAAATGAAACG TTTGGCAACGAAATTCAAGCACTATGGTGTCGCTCAGACATTGTGGGCAAAATAGCGCGACAACTGCTGTATCCGCCCATGACACAGCAGTGGTTTGACAAATCAAGAG GTGTCAGTGAATTGTGTGAGGAACGTCTACCCGCCCGCATATGCCTGCGTCCATTGGCCTCATACCAAGTGCTCGGGCTCATCACATTTGCCATGCTGATCGGTTACTCATTATGGCGTGCGCCCATTTTCGgactgtttatttttatattactattttctatatatatcaCTATACTagcattatttgtgtaa
- the LOC120782421 gene encoding putative inner dynein arm light chain, axonemal — protein MEEVDVTTVDQYQTLVRYNNPVLVVKHPDKKGVPTEIELKRPLTAGALLDTKRETEEILNSILPPRCWEEDGQLWQQTVSSTPATRQDVINLQEMLDTRLQQTQARETGICPIRRELYTQCFDEIIRQVTINCSERGLLLLRIRDEITMSMEAYETLYCSSVAFGMRKALQAHEEKEMLRDRVKTLEMEKETLEDIINDMKIKQEQAERRNAELRASEEKKYAEEVAFLKKTNTQLKAQLEGITAPKK, from the exons ATGGAGGAAGTGGATGTAACAACAGTCGATCAATACCAGACGCTGGTGCGCTACAATAACCCAGTTTTGGTGGTAAAACATCCAGACAAAAAGGGTGTACCAACAGAAATT GAGCTGAAGCGACCACTAACAGCCGGTGCTTTGCTCGACACTAAACGGGAAACCGAGGAGATATTGAATTCGATTTTGCCACCGCGCTGTTGGGAAGAGGATGGACAATTGTGGCAGCAAACA GTTTCAAGCACACCAGCTACACGACAAGATGTGATCAATCTGCAAGAGATGCTCGACACACGTCTTCAACAAACGCAGGCTCGTGAGACTGGAATATGCCCCATACGTAGAGAATTATATACACAGTGTTTTG ATGAAATAATACGTCAGGTCACCATCAATTGTTCTGAGCGTGGTTTACTGTTACTACGCATACGCGACGAAATCACCATGTCAATGGAGGCGTATGAAACGCTATATTGCAGTTCGGTGGCTTTTGGTATGCGTAAGGCATTGCAAGCGCACGAAGAAAAGGAAATGTTGCGTGATCGTGTCAAAACATTGGAAATGGAGAAAGAAACGCTCGAAGATATTATAAACgatatgaaaattaaacaagAACAAGCAGAGCGACGTAATGCGGAATTGCGTGCGTCCGAGGAGAAGAAATATGCAGAAGAGGTGGCATTCCTCAAGAAGACCAATACACAGCTCAAGGCGCAACTGGAGGGCATTACAGCGCCaaagaagtga